From Atribacteraceae bacterium, the proteins below share one genomic window:
- a CDS encoding carboxypeptidase-like regulatory domain-containing protein, with protein MPSRIFIVQALLIGFVLVGCGGSNLSQLPPVRPMVSVSGRITDASSGERLGGALVKVRDYPTRRDLSAVDGSFLLRMVPTGRQIVLVTLFGYDPYETVVELEPNLDLTLTVAMVPQRGALLGYVFDETGNPLGGARVTVGGLFVSTTSDDGRFSFVELPVGGHLIVVEKTGYLPHTGSVTIAKGEYAVLEITLLFPLGGGTGNN; from the coding sequence ATGCCAAGCCGGATTTTCATTGTTCAGGCCCTTTTGATTGGTTTTGTTCTTGTCGGGTGCGGCGGGTCGAACCTCTCCCAACTTCCCCCGGTCCGTCCCATGGTCAGCGTATCCGGCCGGATCACCGACGCCTCGAGCGGTGAAAGGCTTGGCGGAGCTTTGGTTAAGGTCCGGGACTATCCAACTCGTCGGGACCTAAGCGCCGTTGACGGCTCTTTCCTGTTACGCATGGTCCCTACCGGCCGGCAAATTGTCCTGGTCACCCTGTTCGGCTACGACCCTTATGAAACTGTGGTGGAGCTCGAGCCAAATCTCGATCTTACACTCACTGTCGCGATGGTTCCGCAACGGGGGGCCTTGCTGGGATACGTGTTCGATGAAACGGGCAATCCCCTGGGTGGAGCTCGGGTGACGGTCGGGGGGTTGTTCGTGAGCACAACCAGCGACGATGGGCGTTTCTCCTTTGTAGAGCTACCGGTTGGCGGTCATCTGATCGTCGTCGAAAAAACTGGGTATCTCCCACATACGGGAAGTGTCACTATCGCCAAGGGGGAATATGCTGTTTTGGAAATCACCCTTTTATTCCCCTTGGGAGGAGGAACCGGAAATAACTGA